The Haematobia irritans isolate KBUSLIRL chromosome 1, ASM5000362v1, whole genome shotgun sequence DNA segment GAAACATCCCGCgattcattgaaaaatattttgcagcGCATATCCCATATAGTACCACAATATAATAATGGCTACTTTTGAGTATTAGTGTTAAGAAGAGAATAACTAATGTTTCTAAAGATCTTTCATTAGTATATAttgcgattttttctttatttcatataattatatatacattataagtTTCAAGTACGTTGTACGCCATATTTGGATCACTCCTAGAGTACCCTACATAAGAATAACAAATAAGTCGAACTGAATACGCCAAAGTTTAATCAAAAGTCAATCAATTTATTATAATACAATTACATTGTATCAAAACTCACAATAGGCTGGGCTTAACGTAGTTCAAATACGTCCAaatcaaaattgtttaaaatctcTGACTGAATAAAATGTAcatgtacataattatatactaATAATTTGCATATTTGCACTTctcttaaaaaacaaaataggaaAGATATACTCAGATACGTTTATATTTcttaaattatgaaataataaaagaattattttgtataaaaatgagcATATTATTCCTACAATAACTATCGGTAAGTTAAAAAATGTGTTAAGTTTCAAACATTAAAATGCATAATGAATGAAAGGAAATGGTAAGGTGAGGTTATCTATAGTGTAAGTCCATTATTTGGAGCGCACTTAAGACGGGTGGGTTGAGTTTTGCAATTATGCTCCTCCAGAGGCGCCGTcatttatttatagtttttcGTTGGTGTTCACGTATGTAAATTATTCCGAGAAGTGATACCCCGGCATGGAATCAAACACTACACCTTCATCATGGAGGACTAGTCCTTCAACTGTGCTCTCAAAGGATACCGAATAATctttttacacacacacacatgttgGCAATAGTTTCCAAATACAAGATTTGACAATGAATACATAAATGCACTTAATCTTATTTGAAGAggaatatatgtttgtatcatCGGAGAGAACTCGGAAAACTATATGTCATAAAGGAATTCGGGTGGCCGTGTTTTTGAGTACCATCGTCTTTATCGATCAacttatgtatgtttagttttcAGTTTCCCCGAATGTTACGAAGATCTAACCTGAACAATTTTACTTTGTGCTTATTTTCCCCGTTGTGACCAATTGGTTTCTCGACACCCCGTTTCATATATGCCCCATAgcaacaatttagaagatgctgGCAAACAATGCATATACCAATATGTAGATAGGTCATTTCTATATGTTAAAAATTGGTTTTGAGTGTGTCCAATCCATGGATGCTTATACAATGCGGCTGAAAATTTCTGTTCACCTATAGGTGGAGCTTAATGTGCATATTCTTTGCAAGAATTCTGTCTTTTTTGCTCGCGTATTTAAAATGCCCTAAATAAACAAACGATTTATATtaaatacaccaaaaaaaattggtttaaatttatttctttaaaaaatgggaGCATGTATAACAGCAGTTAACAGACATAATATGATGCTCACCCAATCTCTTTATTTATGCTTATTAGAATATATATTATAAATGAGCAGAAACAAAACGGTGACTATGGTATCTATCCCTTTTAaacattatataaatatatgtgtaGTGTAATCGTGCAAACTTATCATGTATGTATATCGATATAAGAATGTATGGTTGATCTAACTTAAATGCTCTcgataataattaattttaaaaaatcaaaacttccATTAATGTGTAACAAATCTCGTCAGAGAATAACAAAAGTGAATCATAAAAATCGTGGCGGCGATGAAAATATGGAATGGGAAAAACAAAACGTACATAATACCCCCGTAAGCTCTTAAGAAAATGCaaagtaaatatttgtaaaataaaaaaagtatgtaCGTACtgcaaaaatttatgtatatgcAAATgagttaaactaacactaatcaaaaatatataataaaaaagtattttacATGTTATGAAAAATTAAGACCATTAACAGATTGCATTTTCTGGAGTTGGGGATGTATTTGTTGTTATCGTTTCTACGTCACTTTCATCCTTGTTTGAATCACTCATTTGTGGCACATTGTTTGGAGGTACGGCGGCATTGgtagctatttttttatttggtttacGTTTAGCGCCATTTGCTTTCACTTTTGCTGTTGTTTTACGTTTTCCTATTGCCGCTTTTGAGGGTAAACGTTTCAAAGttttcaattttgatttttttggtctTCCTTTCGTTGTCTTCGAAGGTAAATCCTCTGCCCCTGGAGTAGACTCCtgcaaaaattacatttatattATCTATTATTTGTATTAATAGGAAAACAATACTTTCGATTCGGCTTCTTTCAATTTTCCACCAATTTCCCCAGAACAATTCTTGGATCCGCAATAGCAGGTCTTCTTTTCATTGCCCAATAAATCATCCCAATGATAGTTAAATGTTAGCTCGGTAttctgaaaacaaatttgttaattttcaatattaaaatattttaataaaataaaacaagataTTCAATAATGCTATATTGGTTTATATCGTACCTCAGGTATGTCTTTGATGGCAAATAAACCAACGCGATTTAATGAATTCACCGACCATTTTTGTGTTTCGCAATTTGGATCACAAGAGTGATTCATAAAACGTGCCAAATTGCCCTTGGGACCAGCATCAATAATGTAATCCTTTTCCACGgaaagaaaatagaaattttcatcaCGATCTAATGACTTTTGTGCCATACGTGCCCGAAATTCATCATCATTTATTATCTCGCCAACGTATTCAATAACAAATGATCCGGCTTTTATTGGTTCCAGACATATTAAGCCGAATCCACGCTCTTTCATGTAAACGACATCAAGTCGAGGAGATATACGAGATTCAAACATTTGATTCTGGCATCGTTCTCGAGCTGGACATACTTTTGGGTTGCATTCATGGTAAAGTACACGATTAAGACAATTGGTGTCTGGGCCACAGGGGTTATCATCATTGGGATCACAATCGCATTTACTAACGCTATCAATGTCTACATGTAATTTTACAGGGGGCACTGCCCGATTAGCCTTAATACGCACATACGGCTGCGGATGTAGTTTTTCCTTGTTTTCATTGAGGTTGCGTTGTTGAAGCTTTTTGGCCTTAATAATTTCATATACTTGCTTGGCTTCCTCTACACCACGGTTGTAGCTAATATCCAGAcctagaaagtgattgaaaaagGTTTACTTATATAACAACCTTAAATATATCCAGCAATAATCTTACTTGACGTTTTGGACTTGGGGGGCTCTGAACTATCACCTTCCAGATATAGGTAGACTCTTCGCCTTGAAATCCATCCATGATCATGTGTACCAAAGAACCTCACTACAAAATCAGACGGATTATGAGCCCTTTTCGCGATATTTTTTGGGATTTCAGTTGGCGGTAAAATAATTGCTGGCCACCAACGGAAGTTTGTGAATTTTGCCCACACCATTTCACCGTAGAGGGGCATCCTACCAGATTCGCATTCCTCGCAAATGTATCCTTCATTGGGAtcaattggaatttttaaacATTGTGCGTGTACAGCTGTAGGACACGTCTCACAGCACACAACCTGACCACCGCGAACACAAAAGAAACACCAGTTAACATTGATAAGCATATCATGTTTAAGACTTGCATGTCGGGGGCATATAATGTGGGCAGCCGTTAAAATTTGTGAACCTGCCGGGATGCACGTCGAATCGGTATGAAACGATGCTGGGCATTTAACGCACTTTGTTAGTCTGGCATTCTTCAACTGTTGAAATTTACCCTTTGGGTCGTCTGAGACACATGTGTGACAAACATGAGAAGGGCATCGGAAAGATTCAATatgattttttgaaattgtaattttcgACTGTGGCCAATATTTACAGCAGGATGGGTGAAAGGCGCGTTCACATTGGCTCATGGAGCATTTAACTAGAGGATCGTCTAGTTTACCAGAGTCAGTTAAATTGCAAACCATGCACTTCATGGGTTCATTATTTGCACATTCCCTGCATACCACTTCAATTTCACTTTCTGAAGTTATATGAGGCGCTGCCGTTGGGGGTACATCGGAGGTATCAGTCGTTAACAAATCCTGCGTAGATGATGTGGTACTGCTATTTTCAGTAGTAGAATCATTTACAGGATTTAGGACAGCAAGTGGTTTTTTATATGACTTTTTTAGTTTGCCGTTTGGGGTAAAGGTTTTGTTAATGCAATCCACATGCATCCAGGAGTGACAATTTTTCGAACATCGCCGTAGGTTGCCTCCCGGCTTGTAGCAGTATTTGCACACAGGATCACGACCCATGCCTTTAAAAAGGTATTTATTATCTAATTCGAAAATATCATCAATAACTTCCATAATGGGGCGATTAACAACTTTTTTAGGCTTTTCGACAGAATTTAGAGATTCCTTAACTTGTTTGGAAGTATCTGGAACATCACTGGTTAAATCAAATGAGGAACGTTGGGATTGAAGAGACTTTCGAATCATAATACTTTTTAAACGATTCGACAAACGTTTAACATTCTCATTTGTCCCTGTATAAATCTGTGATGTTTCGGAAACGTTGGAAATGTTCAACTTAGTTAACATTTGTTGCCGGCTTAATTGTTTAAGTGCCCAAATGTTGCGTACAGCAACAACTAAACTCTTATCCAATTCTTCATTAGTATTATCCTCCAAAACGTAATCCCTCAttgcaaaataaaacttttggaatTCGAGTCCATTGAATATTTCCATATCTTGTAACGATTTTCTTGCTTTTACAAGATGTGAGGAATTTGAAGACTCCATATCATTCGATGTATTTTCTTCACACCTAGATATGTTTTCATGTGATACCACAATAGTTTCAGAATTGTTCACTGCTACGTCTCTGCTCAATTTGCGTTTCTTGAaagtcatatttttaatgggtgaaTAGGCTGGACTGAATGGCGAAGTAGATCTCTCACGTTTGATTGGTACAGtcaaattatttacattttcatGCGATCCATAAAGACTTTCGCCATCCGACGCAGATATCTGACGAGCGCCTGGAACATACATAGATTTCCGCCGTTGTTGTttcattttttgtgttgttcTGAAAAAATACGTAATTGTTGTTACTACACAAGGTTGTCGTCTACTATTAATATTCAttacaaattgttaaaattaataaaaacattaGAAATACCGAGGAATATATCAGTACTGAGGTTGAAACGAAAGAACCACAAATAAACCCAACATTAAGCTTTGAAGTATCCTGTAAAAATATCTTTCAAATAACTAATTTACTTTACTTTGAAAAACTACAACCGTGATTTCATAATTATTACGCTCCTGCAAACGTTGGAGGATTTCATTAATCTTGCCATGTGGTTCGATATAAGTAATTATCTTTTGGCGTTCCAGATATAATCTGGACAGAGTACGCGTTTCGACCAGTTAGAAATACGAATTTCAATtcattgtttcggaaaactttattttgaatttacttGGATTTCACTTACTTGGATTTATCGAATATTTCATAGAACTTTTCTAAGCGTTCTTCATAAGGGACATCGGCAACCATATTTGCCTCTTTAACTGCCTCGTACCAAACGGATTCTTGTTTcttttttgggacaaacattctgAATTTTGCACTCTTCGCTCCATATTTTTCTCGACATTCTTCTAAACGATCCTGATATTGCTGCAACGTTGTAAACGGCATAAGATTTTCACGCCTAACCCAATTACGACGAGCGTTATCAGCAAAAAATCGAACGTGTACCATTATGTGTTGATCCCCAGAAGTATTGCTCTCTTTGGTCGATATAGATTTACCATCCGGATCGGGACAAACCATGCATGGCCAGTAGCAGTAGTTGTATATTTGACCCCAGAATAAATCACCCACCACAAAACTCATCCAAGATACTTCGTTTATGATGGAGGATCCTTTAGCACTATCCATACTAACAGCGGATGGCGACTTAGCAGCCGTAGCATCGACAACAAATCCTGTATTGCTCTCTGTCTCTAAGGTCTCCATGTGTTCAATAGTTTcgggatttttttctataatctgTGCAGCCTCTTCGGTCTCGAATCCTTCTTCATCATTTACAGTTGAAGGCTCttcagatttaataaaaataccATGCACTTCCTTCAAATTTTTACTGTTCATATCGATATCAGGTGATTTGCCATTTTCATTAACTTCTTTGGTATATATCTCAGATGAATCAGTAACGTGTTCTCTGGTTTTTGGTTCTACTTCACGATCGCTACCATTTACATCGACTTTGTTGTCAGATTCTACTTTATGATCAGAATCATTACAAATCCTAATGTTCTCTTCTAGGAAATTGCCTAGCGATTGGACCTCTGCAACATTCACTCCATTGTCAGGACGCAAATCTTCATTATTAGTGTCTAAATCCGCCAATTCAGAAATTTCTTTCTTGTCGAATTCATGTGGATTAGTTTCATTTACCAATTGATTGCATTCGAGCGAAGGGTTTTCTGTATTTTTTGTACTAACTTCCTCAGTATTACAACTTGTACCAGTAGTATGTGCTGTGTCAGACATTTCTTCTTCATATTTGCTCGTCTCTTCCGTCAAATTAGGTTTATCTGCTTCTATTTTTTCAACGTTTTCTTCGGGTACTTGTTCTTTTCCTTCACCTGATATGTTGTCCCTTTCTATGTTGCGCTCTTCATTAGGCAATATTTCTTTATCTACTACAGAACCATtctttttcaataatttgtcgATTGGACTGACAAATTccttcttttttccattttttacttCAGGCGAATCATTTCCATCCTTGGGAATGCGACGAACGTACCCTAGTGAGGTGTCATGGGATCCTAGCAATTGTGCTGTTATATCTTCGCATGCATCTAAATTATTGTTCGTTAGAGATGTGTCTAtgctattattatttatattgtggCGTCTTCTCGTTTTACGTCCTCCTTCATCACCACTACCATCTAAATTAGTAGTTGGAGTTACAAATCCAATATATTTAGGGCTCAAATTGGAATGAAGATTTGCAAGAGGATCTTTCCTCCCTGTAATTGTAATGTAGATAAAGGTATATGTGAAAATAGCAATAACTAGAATCATCCATATACGTACTTCTTGGGGTTGATGAATTTAAAGCGTTCGGAGTACTCGATCGCGACGCCTGTTTTTCCTCGACTTTCGTGGAATCTCTTGGATCTTCGTCTTCCAATTTTGTCTCCACTGATGTCTTGGGAACATTTAAATTATCGTCTATATTTTCCTGATTTCGATCTCTGTCGGATTGATGcacaaatttgttcatattgTTCCGTCGTAGCCTCGCTTTTGCAACCGTTGTCGCGCTTTCATTTGTGACACTATCAATTTCCATCTTTACCGTGATTGTTTTGTTCTTTTATAAAGCGTGCTTTGCATTTACAGACTGCAAGAAGTTTTTTGCAAACTTCACAAAAAAAACTGTCGTCTATTTACGGGGAATTGCTTCACATAATTTAGATCGAGAAtatttacacacaatttttatatataattgtaatATTACAGCAAATAATTCCGAAAAATAATACAGAAAAGGAAAAATTCGCGTTCAACGCCACTCTTTTTGTTATAATGGGTTATTGTTGTTGGTAGATGGGTTGTTTGCTACAATACCGCGCCAAAATTGGTGAACACTGAGTACGCAGTTGTTATATAAAGGCACAAGAATGCAACCCTGCTACGATAAATCCGAAATATTTGTCATTCATCTCATGAGGCGTCCAGATTATAAGTTTAtgcattatgcgctttacagactatcagttattccggacgacagtgctcgtgtcgaacatatcccatatattgtgcacattataagttaagtccgaaggcataatcgatactgttgcatgtttatgggatcgataacacattaaccgattatttagtcatcgccataaattattattattattattatgccttcggacttaacttatatggTGCACAATATattggatatgttcgacacgagcactgtcgtccggaataactgaaagtctgtaaagcgcattacatatCATGCAttaatgcgtccgttgattaaagagttgaattttctctttgaaagcaaaagttttgttaaagtgcttcaaatttgaatatatcaacccttccatcaagacacggattaacgcatgatatgtaaaggacaccttatacggtcggataaaccctgcgacacaacacgttgcggcgacaaatccgatagtatcaaggcatattaattaaaggtaaagtcacgagcaaacgtgtgtacaccccatgatatttagaaagtcaaactaaaatggcaggtcacttaagttgacattttttgtatgtgtagtgttgttgtattgtaatatttatgtacacaaagaatgtaaacaaacctactaaacgtaaccaaagcctttgacaagatgaatgtcgatattagtcacctgattgcatgactttacctctttaatatgccttgcgatagtataaggtcgtgttcggctgtcgcggggacgtgttggcataaaatcaaaacaactttgattttttttctggttgaaAGGTACAAATCAAGGGGATGTTCGGCAAAAACGTGGAAAATTTACACTTTCAATCAATGGAAAACAAGGCGAcaagtattttgaaattcatcaagtaatttgtaatatattaaatgtggattacttcaggaatcattgttttgacacatataccaggattttcttccatttttaggccggtactatgttcattcttgcgaaaaatttttatggaaatcattatttcgcacatagaaagcggcgtttttttaggtagcttggagcgctattttacagggagcgatattggattaagctggtggttgttgcttgtttttacaaaataacattttatttttccttgggcgattgatctgctattcctttgatcctttgtatagtttcggaacaaaaatatggcccgtgtttgatttataaacccgcacaaatagtttttaataaataaataatttcttaattcacattgcaaatggcgccgtgctataaacgtcagtttttcaacacgaaaaaacaaagtatcacaaatggaaaaaatttcgcaaatttttcgcattttttggttttgtatggagtttcaacgcgaaaaccgaacagagtaccggcctttttcagtaaaaatggtttcacccataaatcttcatacaacttcattgtttgtttatgcttcttcttattctttcatgttgtcatcacatttgttcgtgcagtgtaagggcaaaacttgaacgaacacacaacaaatagacgaacctctgtcgaagtgtttatccgaccgtctaaggtccgcttaacTCAACCTTTTATCCGGACGATAGTGCTCCAATCTATtggccacactataagttattttcgacggcataatcgataacacatttatcgattaTAGTCTGGACGACGCattaccatggaaactagaaattcctatgtactctaaattcaaatatatgcaACATTTGTTCACATAAATAACGCGACcgccaaggaaaaaaattttatgtaattttaaCATCCGTATGTTCTTCAAAGCCTTTCGCATCTTTTTAAGAAATGTATTACACTAATGTGACATACATTTTCAAAAGAATATGTTCACCCCAGATAAACTTATAACTTGGATGGcgcattatgcgctttacagactatcagttattccggacggaatgtcggtgtttgtaaagtatcttacagtgtgtcggattgatacgacttgtcggcgatgactaaataatcggtaaatgtgttatcgatcccataaacatgcagcagtatcgattatgccgatTGTGTGAACGGCGCTTAACTATGATCATAAATGAAAGCGTTTGTTGACATCAGACGTTTTGATTATATTTAGTCTTGGGGACCATTCAGTGTATAGTCTCATATGTTTCCCACATTTGTTTGACCGGATAAACAACTTAAATCTA contains these protein-coding regions:
- the NSD gene encoding nuclear receptor binding SET domain protein, with the translated sequence MEIDSVTNESATTVAKARLRRNNMNKFVHQSDRDRNQENIDDNLNVPKTSVETKLEDEDPRDSTKVEEKQASRSSTPNALNSSTPRRRKDPLANLHSNLSPKYIGFVTPTTNLDGSGDEGGRKTRRRHNINNNSIDTSLTNNNLDACEDITAQLLGSHDTSLGYVRRIPKDGNDSPEVKNGKKKEFVSPIDKLLKKNGSVVDKEILPNEERNIERDNISGEGKEQVPEENVEKIEADKPNLTEETSKYEEEMSDTAHTTGTSCNTEEVSTKNTENPSLECNQLVNETNPHEFDKKEISELADLDTNNEDLRPDNGVNVAEVQSLGNFLEENIRICNDSDHKVESDNKVDVNGSDREVEPKTREHVTDSSEIYTKEVNENGKSPDIDMNSKNLKEVHGIFIKSEEPSTVNDEEGFETEEAAQIIEKNPETIEHMETLETESNTGFVVDATAAKSPSAVSMDSAKGSSIINEVSWMSFVVGDLFWGQIYNYCYWPCMVCPDPDGKSISTKESNTSGDQHIMVHVRFFADNARRNWVRRENLMPFTTLQQYQDRLEECREKYGAKSAKFRMFVPKKKQESVWYEAVKEANMVADVPYEERLEKFYEIFDKSKTTQKMKQQRRKSMYVPGARQISASDGESLYGSHENVNNLTVPIKRERSTSPFSPAYSPIKNMTFKKRKLSRDVAVNNSETIVVSHENISRCEENTSNDMESSNSSHLVKARKSLQDMEIFNGLEFQKFYFAMRDYVLEDNTNEELDKSLVVAVRNIWALKQLSRQQMLTKLNISNVSETSQIYTGTNENVKRLSNRLKSIMIRKSLQSQRSSFDLTSDVPDTSKQVKESLNSVEKPKKVVNRPIMEVIDDIFELDNKYLFKGMGRDPVCKYCYKPGGNLRRCSKNCHSWMHVDCINKTFTPNGKLKKSYKKPLAVLNPVNDSTTENSSTTSSTQDLLTTDTSDVPPTAAPHITSESEIEVVCRECANNEPMKCMVCNLTDSGKLDDPLVKCSMSQCERAFHPSCCKYWPQSKITISKNHIESFRCPSHVCHTCVSDDPKGKFQQLKNARLTKCVKCPASFHTDSTCIPAGSQILTAAHIICPRHASLKHDMLINVNWCFFCVRGGQVVCCETCPTAVHAQCLKIPIDPNEGYICEECESGRMPLYGEMVWAKFTNFRWWPAIILPPTEIPKNIAKRAHNPSDFVVRFFGTHDHGWISRRRVYLYLEGDSSEPPKSKTSSLDISYNRGVEEAKQVYEIIKAKKLQQRNLNENKEKLHPQPYVRIKANRAVPPVKLHVDIDSVSKCDCDPNDDNPCGPDTNCLNRVLYHECNPKVCPARERCQNQMFESRISPRLDVVYMKERGFGLICLEPIKAGSFVIEYVGEIINDDEFRARMAQKSLDRDENFYFLSVEKDYIIDAGPKGNLARFMNHSCDPNCETQKWSVNSLNRVGLFAIKDIPENTELTFNYHWDDLLGNEKKTCYCGSKNCSGEIGGKLKEAESKESTPGAEDLPSKTTKGRPKKSKLKTLKRLPSKAAIGKRKTTAKVKANGAKRKPNKKIATNAAVPPNNVPQMSDSNKDESDVETITTNTSPTPENAIC